GCCGATTATTGACCGCTGTCTGCATTGGAACCATCATACCTGCAATCATTCCCACGAGAATTAATATATACAACGATGAAACCTTCTTTCTGCAAAAGGATGTTAAAAATAGCCAATATCTTTATTTTAGCAAAGATATCATAGAAAACAATCATCACGCCCCATTTTCGTACAAACTTAAAAAATGAATATTTTTTGAACTTTCATGAATTGTGAAGTATTTCACTTGTTTTTTATTTTGAAACCGTTATAATAAAGATAGGGATTATTGTGAAATATTTCACAATAACCAAGAGGAGGGATTTTATTATGAAAGTGGCAGAAGACTTAGTGAGAAAAGTTCCTTGGGACGGTTTCGTTGAGGGTAACTGGCAAAAAGAAATCGATGTTCGTGATTTTATCTTACAAAATTATCATTTGTATGAAGGAAAGGAAGATTTTTTAGCAGGACCTACGAAAGCAACAGAAGAGCTATGGAAACAAGTCATGCAGTTAACCAAAGAAGAGCGTGAAAATGGCGGCGTCTATGATGTAGACACAAAGGTTGTCTCCACGATTACCTCCCATGGCGCAGGTTATTTGAATCCATCATTAGAAAAAATTGTCGGCGTACAGACAGATGAGCCTTTTAAACGTGCTTTAATGCCATTTGGCGGTATCCGCATGGCTGTGGCTGCTGCAGAATCCTATGGCTATCATGTCGATGATAATGTTGTTCAAACCTTTACGGAACACCGAAAAACGCATAATCAAGGTGTCTTTGATGCCTATACACCCGAAATCTTGAAAGCTCGAAAAGCAGGTATTATCACAGGCCTCCCCGATGCTTATGGGCGCGGACGTATTATTGGAGATTACCGGCGTGTTGCCCTATACGGAGTGGATGATTTAATACAAGCAAAGAAAAAAGATTTTTCCCTCATCGGTAACGGCACCATGACCGATGACATTATCCGTGAACGGGAAGAAACCTCCGATCAAATTCGTTCTCTAAAAGATTTGAAAAAGCTTGGAGAAACGTATGGATTTGACCTTGCCAGACCGGCACAAACAGCACAGGAAGCCTTCCAATGGCTCTATTTAGCATATTTGGCTGCAATCAAAGAACAGAACGGTGCTGCCATGAGTCTGGGGCGTGTTTCTACATTCTTAGATATTTATATAGAGAGAGATATTAAAAATGGGGTTATAACAGAAGAAGAAGCGCAAGAGCTTGTTGATCATTTTGTCATGAAGTTGCGTCTCGTAAAATTCGCCAGAACACCGGATTACAACGAATTATTCAGCGGAGACCCGACTTGGGTGACAGAATCATTAGCAGGTATCGCAGAAGATGGACGTCCGCTTGTTACAAAGAGTTCTTACCGTTTTCTGCACACATTAGATAACTTAGGTCCAGCACCAGAACCAAACTTAACTGTACTTTGGTCTGCCAAACTGCCGGAAAACTATAAAAAATATTGTGCAAAGATGTCAATTAAATCAAGTTCCATCCAATATGAAAATGATGACATTATGCGTCCGATTTATGGCGATGACTATGGCATTGCCTGCTGTGTATCTGCCATGCGCATCGGGAAACAAATGCAATTCTTCGGTGCACGCGCCAACTTGGCAAAAGCACTGTTGTATGCGATTAATGGCGGCGTAGATGAGAACTTGAAAATGCAGGTCGCTCCAAACTATGCGCCGATTACGTCAGAATATCTGGATTACGACGAAGTGGTCGAAAAATATGATAACCTCTTGGATTGGTTATCCGGATTATATGTCAATGCACTAAACATTATCCATTATATGCATGATAAATACAGCTATGAGCGTCTGGAGATGGCGCTGCATGATCGTGATGTATTACGGACCATGGCTTGTGGTGTAGCAGGATTATCCGTCATTGTCGATTCTTTAAGTGCTATTAAATATGCGAAAGTAAAAACAATACGCGATGAAGATGGGCTAGTCGTTGATTATGACATCGAAGGCGACTATCCGAAATACGGTAATAACGATGATCGTGCAGATGAGATTGCTGTCAATCTCGTCAAAGACTTTATGAATAAAATCAAGAAACATCCGATGTATCGCGATGCCATACCAACACAGTCTATTTTGACGATTACTTCGAATGTTGTTTACGGAAAGAAAACAGGGAATACCCCGGATGGACGTAAAGCAGGAGAGCCATTTGCTCCAGGGGCAAACCCATTGCACGGCCGCGATAAAAACGGCTCCCTGGCTTCTTTAAGTTCCGTTGCCAAGCTGCCATATCAATACGCATTGGATGGCATTTCCAATACTTTCTCCATCGTACCGAAAGCGCTGGGGAAAGATGAAGATACCAGAACAAGCAACTTAGCGGGCATACTGGATGGTTATACTGCCAAACACGGGCATCATTTGAATATCAATGTGCTCGACCGTGATACCTTATTAGACGCGATGGAACATCCGGAAGAATATCCGCAGCTGACAATCCGAGTCTCTGGATATGCGGTCAATTTTATTAAACTGACAAGGGAACAGCAAATAGACGTGATTAACCGGACCTTCCACGAAAGCCTGTAAGGTTCGTGAGCGAAGACAATAGCAGGCGCTCAACAAATCATCTGGGCGCTTGCTGCTAAATGATTTTCAGCATCGGAAATAAGGGGGAGAGCATCATGAAAGAAGGAAGAATTCATTCCATTGAAACATGTGGAACCGTCGACGGACCCGGGCTGCGTTATGTTATCTTTACCCAGGGTTGTCTATTACGTTGCAAATTTTGTCACAATCCTGATACATGGGATATGGGAGCAGGAAAGAAAATGTCTGTCCAAGAACTGGTGAAAGACATTAAAGATTATCTTCCATTCTTTCAGTCTACGAATGGAGGCGTAACTGTCAGCGGTGGAGAGCCTCTGCTTCAGGTAGAATTTTTACTCGATTTATTTACCGAGTTGAAAAAACTGGGCGTACACACCACTATCGATACTTCTGCCGGATGCTTTAACCGCTCTCCTCACTTTATAAAACATTTGGATAAAGTATTGGAATTAGCGGATTTGGTATTACTGGATTTAAAGCATATTAATCCCAGCGAGCATAAGGAGCTCACCGGACTCTCCAATGAACACATTATCGATATGGCCCGCTATTTAGATGAAAAACAGGTGCCTGTCTGGATCCGGCATGTGCTCGTTCCCGGCGGCAGTGATAATGATGTATACTTGCAGCAGCTCTCCGACTTTATTGCGACGTTGCATCATGTCGAAAAAATAGAAGTCTTGCCTTATCATAAATTAGGCGTCTATAAATGGGAAAATCTCGGTTTGGACTATCCGCTCGCA
The nucleotide sequence above comes from Oceanobacillus timonensis. Encoded proteins:
- the pflB gene encoding formate C-acetyltransferase — its product is MKVAEDLVRKVPWDGFVEGNWQKEIDVRDFILQNYHLYEGKEDFLAGPTKATEELWKQVMQLTKEERENGGVYDVDTKVVSTITSHGAGYLNPSLEKIVGVQTDEPFKRALMPFGGIRMAVAAAESYGYHVDDNVVQTFTEHRKTHNQGVFDAYTPEILKARKAGIITGLPDAYGRGRIIGDYRRVALYGVDDLIQAKKKDFSLIGNGTMTDDIIREREETSDQIRSLKDLKKLGETYGFDLARPAQTAQEAFQWLYLAYLAAIKEQNGAAMSLGRVSTFLDIYIERDIKNGVITEEEAQELVDHFVMKLRLVKFARTPDYNELFSGDPTWVTESLAGIAEDGRPLVTKSSYRFLHTLDNLGPAPEPNLTVLWSAKLPENYKKYCAKMSIKSSSIQYENDDIMRPIYGDDYGIACCVSAMRIGKQMQFFGARANLAKALLYAINGGVDENLKMQVAPNYAPITSEYLDYDEVVEKYDNLLDWLSGLYVNALNIIHYMHDKYSYERLEMALHDRDVLRTMACGVAGLSVIVDSLSAIKYAKVKTIRDEDGLVVDYDIEGDYPKYGNNDDRADEIAVNLVKDFMNKIKKHPMYRDAIPTQSILTITSNVVYGKKTGNTPDGRKAGEPFAPGANPLHGRDKNGSLASLSSVAKLPYQYALDGISNTFSIVPKALGKDEDTRTSNLAGILDGYTAKHGHHLNINVLDRDTLLDAMEHPEEYPQLTIRVSGYAVNFIKLTREQQIDVINRTFHESL
- the pflA gene encoding pyruvate formate-lyase-activating protein, which codes for MKEGRIHSIETCGTVDGPGLRYVIFTQGCLLRCKFCHNPDTWDMGAGKKMSVQELVKDIKDYLPFFQSTNGGVTVSGGEPLLQVEFLLDLFTELKKLGVHTTIDTSAGCFNRSPHFIKHLDKVLELADLVLLDLKHINPSEHKELTGLSNEHIIDMARYLDEKQVPVWIRHVLVPGGSDNDVYLQQLSDFIATLHHVEKIEVLPYHKLGVYKWENLGLDYPLAGVEPPTEDRVKNAEDILNRVKVIYQ